A genomic window from Trueperella bialowiezensis includes:
- a CDS encoding GNAT family N-acetyltransferase, with the protein MSLRTVRPARSADALSVGQLQSAAMFEAISAGMDRRASDAVRAQLEVGSLATTWQATIENLPSPDHHVLVATDDGAVEGFAAVAPAAPMILDGDDADGLDAETGEPRVAYEITNFHVPMAHSGKGHEARLLAAITDTVTDATEIHTWVIAGYDQLTHLLSGSGFAPRPIRRVADVDGAEIAEHLWWTTLTDRES; encoded by the coding sequence GTGAGTTTAAGAACTGTACGCCCAGCTCGTAGTGCCGACGCGCTCAGTGTCGGCCAGTTGCAGTCCGCTGCCATGTTTGAAGCGATTAGCGCGGGGATGGATCGGCGCGCCTCAGACGCGGTGCGCGCCCAGCTCGAAGTGGGCAGCCTTGCCACCACCTGGCAAGCAACAATCGAGAACCTTCCCTCCCCCGATCACCACGTGCTCGTTGCCACAGACGACGGCGCCGTGGAGGGCTTCGCGGCCGTCGCCCCGGCTGCACCGATGATTTTGGACGGCGACGACGCCGATGGGCTCGACGCCGAAACCGGCGAGCCGCGCGTTGCCTACGAGATTACGAACTTTCACGTGCCCATGGCGCATTCCGGTAAGGGGCACGAAGCACGGCTACTCGCAGCGATTACCGACACCGTGACGGACGCTACCGAAATCCACACGTGGGTAATTGCCGGCTACGACCAGCTCACCCACCTGCTCAGCGGCTCAGGATTCGCGCCGCGGCCAATCCGGCGGGTCGCTGATGTCGACGGCGCAGAGATCGCCGAACACCTGTGGTGGACCACCCTCACCGATCGCGAATCCTAG
- a CDS encoding DEAD/DEAH box helicase, whose product MAETFGIEYFVDYRSVLRGTAYATQNRSIVLENDGATITAITEGSGNNYYRQSIDYVLSDGQLEVFDGSCTCPVAYNCKHCVSAFYIAFGIGALGVTTASNLNVTPKWQRMLEQVFPDTSQELQALALAVEFTAPTPLNPEVPAWQQYRHQGSVSLVPMRMGKRGRWIKTGVSINDVRYGVASGIRRDHVEVVRQLIEVCETGVASYARMNKLSLTSVKSGLLGQALRDVLDAGVALISGLEQAPVIIDPDPVEPVMELRDDGVLTLSAYTRHPRVPSDAVTIGKPAQAAMWYDGELHLAWFDPVPSTEWDQLKSEKIVVPASERRTFDTTYYPLIADRFETTNYTPPPSPEPTLMLKLNPVGADDDPKVAGVWSWVYEASDLTVFDAVPLWSEPDYPRDVAKERPILEKITPIVADIFPEIVDEQLLGEFQLQGESLLSLRELIDRLNAERVRVVDFLIPEFRRASELQVDADVDEGRDWLDLRLRITVDGTEVKLRDVIGPIVEGMDYTFIDGAYVDLTSPDLTKLSALIDEARNLGGYRESGVRVPKVRRSWWEELLDLDVVAASEHAWFDAVRTVKDPEPVELPKGLNATLRPYQKEGFEWLAHLRDSGLGGVLADDMGLGKTLQILAMILRDRQRQPESGPWLVVAPTSVVGNWAAEAAKFTPSLNVVVIESTAKRRQASLAEVVEGADIVVTSYTLLRLEDEEYRSLGFTGLVLDEAQNVKNYRSKGFAAAKNLGAPTVFAVTGTPIENNLQELWAMFTLSAPGLLGSSEKFGDTFRKPIEKAAGLSGGASQGTSRDGSQGAPSTSEEEKAGEELMATLRRRISPFFLRRTKSAVALDLPPKQEQVLKIDLAAEHRRMYDVHLEKERQRVLGLSDDDRIEILSALTRLRQLAIDPRLADESSAAPPSKINELIPLLANLVAEGHNALVFSQFTRFLKLIAKRLDAEGIAYLYLDGTTRHRPKLIRSFQEGEAPIFLISLKAGGTGLNLTMADYAILTDPWWNPAAEEQAVDRAHRIGQTRPVHVYRLVSRGTIEEKVVALQDAKRRLLAVISDDGGVGTGALSAAELRALLA is encoded by the coding sequence ATGGCGGAGACTTTTGGGATCGAATATTTCGTCGACTATAGGTCAGTCCTACGCGGAACGGCGTATGCTACCCAGAATCGGTCGATAGTTCTTGAGAACGACGGCGCCACGATCACTGCGATCACGGAAGGTTCTGGCAACAACTATTACCGCCAGTCGATTGACTACGTGCTGAGCGATGGGCAGCTGGAGGTTTTCGACGGCTCGTGCACATGCCCGGTCGCGTATAACTGTAAGCATTGTGTAAGCGCGTTCTACATTGCTTTCGGTATCGGGGCATTAGGTGTAACGACGGCGAGCAACCTTAACGTCACTCCTAAGTGGCAACGGATGTTAGAGCAGGTATTTCCTGATACTTCACAAGAGCTGCAAGCGTTGGCTTTGGCTGTCGAGTTTACGGCTCCTACACCTCTCAATCCGGAGGTTCCCGCCTGGCAGCAGTACCGTCATCAAGGCAGCGTGTCTCTTGTTCCGATGCGAATGGGTAAGCGCGGACGCTGGATTAAAACCGGCGTGTCGATCAATGATGTGCGCTATGGTGTGGCGTCTGGGATTCGCCGGGATCACGTGGAGGTGGTACGGCAGCTCATCGAGGTCTGTGAAACTGGGGTGGCGTCCTATGCGCGGATGAATAAGCTGTCGCTGACCAGCGTGAAATCTGGGTTGCTCGGGCAGGCGTTACGCGATGTTCTTGACGCTGGGGTAGCTCTTATTTCGGGGTTGGAGCAGGCGCCCGTCATCATAGATCCTGATCCTGTGGAGCCGGTGATGGAGCTTCGCGACGACGGCGTGCTCACCCTTTCCGCATACACGCGTCACCCGCGCGTGCCCTCCGATGCCGTAACGATCGGGAAACCAGCCCAAGCTGCGATGTGGTACGACGGCGAACTCCACCTTGCCTGGTTTGATCCGGTTCCGAGCACGGAATGGGACCAGCTGAAAAGCGAAAAGATCGTTGTGCCCGCCTCGGAGCGGCGCACGTTTGACACGACGTATTACCCGTTGATTGCCGATCGGTTCGAGACCACGAACTACACGCCACCACCATCGCCGGAGCCGACCCTCATGCTGAAGCTCAACCCGGTGGGTGCTGACGACGATCCGAAGGTGGCTGGCGTGTGGTCGTGGGTATATGAAGCGTCGGATCTGACTGTTTTTGATGCAGTACCACTGTGGTCAGAGCCGGACTACCCGCGTGATGTGGCCAAAGAACGCCCGATTCTGGAGAAGATTACGCCGATTGTTGCGGATATTTTCCCAGAGATCGTAGACGAGCAACTGTTGGGGGAGTTTCAGCTTCAAGGCGAGAGCTTGCTTTCATTGCGCGAACTTATTGATCGGCTGAATGCGGAAAGGGTCCGTGTTGTCGATTTTCTGATCCCGGAGTTCCGCCGCGCGAGCGAGTTGCAGGTTGACGCCGATGTGGACGAGGGGCGTGACTGGCTTGATCTGAGACTGCGCATCACGGTTGATGGCACGGAAGTGAAGCTGCGCGATGTGATTGGTCCGATCGTCGAAGGGATGGACTACACGTTCATTGACGGGGCGTATGTGGATCTGACGTCACCCGACCTTACCAAGTTGAGCGCACTCATTGATGAGGCGCGCAACTTGGGAGGCTACCGGGAATCGGGTGTGCGGGTACCGAAAGTGCGTAGGTCATGGTGGGAGGAACTGCTTGACCTTGACGTGGTCGCAGCTTCGGAGCACGCCTGGTTTGACGCCGTCCGCACCGTTAAGGATCCCGAACCCGTCGAACTGCCGAAAGGTTTGAATGCGACCTTGCGCCCCTACCAGAAGGAGGGCTTCGAATGGTTGGCTCACCTGCGTGATTCGGGGCTTGGGGGAGTGCTGGCTGACGACATGGGGCTGGGCAAAACCCTGCAGATCCTTGCCATGATTCTCCGAGATCGGCAGCGCCAGCCGGAGAGCGGGCCGTGGCTCGTCGTCGCGCCCACATCTGTGGTGGGGAATTGGGCTGCTGAGGCTGCCAAGTTTACGCCGAGCCTCAACGTCGTCGTTATTGAGTCGACGGCGAAGCGGCGGCAGGCAAGCCTAGCGGAGGTGGTGGAGGGCGCCGATATCGTGGTGACCTCCTATACGCTACTGCGCCTGGAAGATGAGGAGTATCGCAGTCTTGGCTTTACTGGGCTGGTCTTGGATGAGGCGCAGAACGTCAAGAATTACAGGTCGAAGGGGTTCGCGGCTGCTAAGAACCTCGGGGCGCCCACAGTTTTCGCGGTGACGGGCACGCCGATTGAGAATAACCTGCAGGAGTTGTGGGCGATGTTCACGCTGTCTGCACCGGGGCTGCTGGGTAGTTCGGAGAAGTTCGGCGACACGTTCCGCAAACCGATCGAGAAAGCTGCAGGGCTTAGCGGCGGGGCCAGCCAAGGCACGTCACGGGATGGCAGTCAGGGAGCGCCCAGCACATCCGAGGAGGAAAAAGCTGGCGAGGAGCTGATGGCCACGCTTCGGCGGCGCATCTCGCCGTTCTTTTTGAGGCGCACAAAGAGCGCCGTCGCACTCGATCTGCCGCCCAAGCAGGAGCAGGTGTTGAAGATCGATCTTGCCGCAGAGCATCGCCGGATGTATGACGTCCACCTGGAAAAGGAACGCCAGCGCGTGCTTGGCTTGAGCGATGACGACCGGATCGAAATCCTGTCTGCACTCACCCGGCTGCGCCAGCTGGCGATTGATCCGCGCCTTGCAGATGAAAGTTCGGCGGCTCCGCCGTCGAAGATCAACGAGCTCATTCCGCTACTTGCGAACCTCGTGGCTGAAGGGCACAACGCGCTCGTGTTCAGCCAGTTCACGCGGTTCTTGAAGCTGATCGCTAAGCGGCTGGATGCTGAAGGAATCGCCTATCTTTACCTTGATGGCACCACTCGTCACCGGCCTAAGCTCATTCGTAGCTTTCAGGAGGGTGAGGCACCGATCTTCCTCATTTCGCTGAAGGCTGGTGGCACCGGGCTCAACCTGACGATGGCTGACTACGCGATTCTCACCGATCCGTGGTGGAATCCGGCCGCCGAGGAGCAGGCTGTCGACCGCGCGCATCGCATCGGCCAAACGAGGCCCGTCCACGTCTACAGGCTGGTCTCCCGCGGCACCATTGAGGAGAAGGTGGTTGCGTTACAGGATGCCAAGCGGCGCCTGCTCGCTGTTATTTCCGACGACGGCGGGGTCGGCACGGGCGCGTTGAGTGCGGCCGAGCTGCGCGCACTGCTGGCGTAG
- the dapB gene encoding 4-hydroxy-tetrahydrodipicolinate reductase, with the protein MAMKVAVVGAAGRMGKSVCEAVEGAGDMELVAKLDVGDVIDAESLRGAQVVVEFTVPSATDANVHAILDAGAHAVVGTTGWTDERLAKVAEHAKQVGKNVIIAPNYALSAVLAMAFAEKAATMFESVEVIELHHPDKVDAPSGTATTTARRIGQVRREAGIAPSPDATETDPEGTRGGVIDGVHVHAVRLRGLYAHEEILFGNPGEQLTIRQDSFGRDSFMPGVLLAVRNVAERPGLTYGLEALLDI; encoded by the coding sequence GTGGCGATGAAGGTCGCAGTTGTAGGTGCCGCTGGGCGCATGGGTAAATCGGTGTGTGAGGCGGTGGAGGGCGCCGGCGATATGGAGCTGGTGGCGAAGTTGGACGTGGGCGATGTGATCGACGCCGAATCCTTGCGCGGTGCTCAAGTGGTTGTTGAGTTCACCGTGCCAAGTGCTACGGATGCGAACGTGCACGCGATCCTCGACGCCGGTGCCCACGCCGTCGTCGGCACAACGGGCTGGACGGACGAGCGCCTGGCCAAAGTGGCCGAACACGCGAAACAAGTGGGCAAGAACGTCATTATTGCGCCGAACTATGCCCTGTCAGCCGTGCTTGCCATGGCGTTTGCGGAAAAGGCTGCCACGATGTTTGAATCCGTGGAAGTCATCGAACTTCATCACCCGGATAAGGTGGATGCCCCTTCGGGCACGGCGACCACGACTGCGCGCCGGATCGGCCAGGTGCGCCGCGAGGCTGGGATCGCACCCAGCCCGGATGCCACGGAAACGGATCCGGAAGGCACCCGCGGTGGCGTGATCGATGGCGTTCACGTACACGCCGTTCGCCTGCGCGGGCTGTATGCACACGAGGAGATTCTTTTCGGTAATCCGGGCGAACAGCTGACCATCCGGCAAGATTCGTTCGGCAGGGATTCGTTCATGCCGGGCGTCTTGCTCGCGGTGCGCAACGTTGCTGAACGGCCAGGGCTCACCTACGGGCTCGAGGCGCTTCTTGACATTTAA
- a CDS encoding M16 family metallopeptidase yields MIELPLDIPGSIGFDDDGVLTERTVLPCGIRVITQNVPGQKSVALGIGVGVGSRDERPGTEGSTHFLEHLMFKGTDTRSAEDISALGDYLGGTLNAATSRTYTVYYGRVFQSDLPQLLELLVDMIARSTLKPEDMELERQVILEELAASDDDVAQVAETEIQRLVMGSHPQARPIGGTHETVTALDHEHLVEHYRANYHAGELVVSAAGAVNHQELCAMVSTLVEAAGWQLPDRAPVARRKVADVVYTAGCEEFMERPGRQSAVVVGMPGKRLSDKNDSVLAALETILGGGQSSRLFREVREKRGLAYSTYAWSASYHEGGIFAMSAQCAPESTQKVAQIMGDCLDEIASDGVSAEEVETAFRQRRARLIFAIENTSFRRSRIAFAETVRGSLRTIDEVLDQAREVTAEDIQACAQECAARARSVMTVGPAR; encoded by the coding sequence ATGATTGAACTACCTTTGGATATTCCGGGAAGTATCGGATTTGATGACGATGGGGTCCTCACCGAACGTACCGTGCTCCCATGTGGCATTCGCGTGATCACGCAGAATGTGCCGGGGCAAAAGTCGGTTGCGCTGGGGATCGGCGTGGGAGTGGGGTCTCGTGATGAGCGCCCGGGCACGGAAGGGTCTACTCACTTCCTTGAACACCTCATGTTTAAGGGCACGGACACGCGTAGTGCCGAGGACATTTCGGCGCTCGGAGACTATCTGGGCGGCACGCTTAACGCTGCCACGTCGCGAACTTACACTGTTTATTACGGGCGGGTGTTCCAAAGTGATCTGCCACAGTTGCTGGAACTTTTGGTGGATATGATCGCGCGATCTACGCTGAAGCCGGAAGACATGGAGCTGGAACGCCAGGTTATTCTGGAAGAGTTGGCAGCCTCGGACGATGACGTGGCCCAGGTGGCCGAAACCGAAATCCAGCGCCTCGTCATGGGTAGCCATCCGCAGGCGCGTCCGATTGGTGGCACGCACGAAACGGTGACGGCACTCGACCACGAACATCTTGTTGAACACTATCGGGCAAACTATCACGCCGGGGAACTCGTTGTGTCGGCCGCCGGCGCGGTTAATCACCAAGAATTATGTGCGATGGTGAGCACTTTGGTTGAGGCGGCTGGTTGGCAGCTGCCTGATCGAGCTCCGGTGGCTAGGCGCAAGGTTGCCGATGTCGTCTACACGGCTGGCTGCGAAGAATTCATGGAGCGGCCGGGGCGGCAAAGTGCCGTTGTGGTTGGTATGCCCGGTAAGCGGCTGAGTGACAAAAATGATTCAGTCCTGGCTGCACTTGAGACCATCTTGGGCGGCGGGCAGTCCTCCCGCTTGTTCCGGGAAGTGCGTGAAAAGCGCGGGCTGGCCTATTCCACCTATGCGTGGTCGGCTTCCTACCATGAGGGCGGTATTTTCGCGATGTCTGCCCAGTGTGCACCGGAGAGCACCCAGAAAGTCGCACAGATTATGGGTGATTGCCTTGATGAGATCGCGAGCGATGGCGTGAGCGCCGAAGAAGTAGAGACGGCGTTCCGCCAGCGGCGTGCCCGGCTCATCTTCGCTATCGAAAACACGTCATTTAGGCGTTCGCGGATCGCGTTCGCAGAAACTGTGCGGGGTAGCCTACGGACCATCGACGAAGTGCTAGACCAGGCACGCGAGGTGACCGCCGAGGATATTCAGGCGTGTGCGCAAGAGTGTGCGGCCAGGGCGCGGTCAGTGATGACTGTCGGACCTGCACGCTAG
- a CDS encoding polyribonucleotide nucleotidyltransferase has translation MEGPDVKFAEAVIDNGSRGTRTIRFETGLLARQAAGSALAYLDGETTVLATTAISNQPREHFDFFPLTVDVEERQYAAGRIPGSFFRREGRPTTDAILTCRLIDRPLRPAFVKGLRNEVQIVATVFSVHPDEAYDVVAMNAASASTQLSGIPFSGPIGSVRLALIDGEWVAFPKFSELPEATFQMVVAGRIVGDDIAVMMVEAEAGDDVLANIEDGGAKPTEETVAEGLEAAKKHIRVLCEAQIELVKQAGKDELDLPRFLPYEDEEFEAVGKKVDSEFEELWGIVDKHERDDALNELTDKIVAELSEEFPEREQPLALAVNEHWKQAMRRRVLTEGVRMDGRAPDQIRTITAETQVLPRVHGSALFQRGETQILGVTTLNMLKMEQQLDNLNPITSKRYMHHYNFPPYSTGETGRVGSPKRREIGHGMLAERALVPVLPSREEFPYAIRQVSEALGSNGSTSMGSVCASTLSLLNAGVPLKAPVAGIAMGLISGEIDGEQRYVALTDILGAEDALGDMDFKVAGTRDMVTALQLDTKLDGIPAQVLAAALQQAHDARIAILDLMEQAQPEPDEMAETAPRIISVKIPVDKIGEVIGPKGKMINQIQEDTGAEISIEDDGTVFIGADNGSAAEAARETINQIANPQMPEVGERFVGTVVKTTTFGAFISLSPGKDGLLHISQVRRLVGGKRIDAVEDVLNVGDKVEVELAEIDERGKLSLHAVLTEEQLAAEAENKAEEDERPRRRGGRGDRQGGQRGERRRRTRTRTREESSDEE, from the coding sequence ATGGAGGGTCCAGACGTAAAATTTGCCGAAGCAGTCATTGACAATGGCTCGCGCGGCACCCGCACCATTCGCTTTGAAACCGGCCTGCTTGCCCGCCAAGCCGCCGGCTCGGCACTCGCCTACCTTGACGGCGAGACCACCGTGCTCGCAACCACGGCTATTTCGAATCAGCCGCGCGAGCACTTCGACTTCTTCCCGCTGACGGTTGACGTGGAAGAGCGCCAGTACGCAGCAGGCCGCATCCCGGGCTCGTTCTTCCGCCGTGAAGGCCGCCCGACGACGGACGCCATCCTCACCTGCCGGCTCATCGACCGCCCGCTACGCCCGGCTTTCGTTAAGGGCCTGCGTAACGAGGTACAGATCGTGGCCACCGTGTTCTCGGTGCACCCGGACGAGGCCTACGACGTCGTCGCGATGAACGCCGCCTCGGCGTCCACCCAGCTGTCCGGAATCCCGTTCTCCGGCCCGATCGGCTCGGTCCGCTTGGCGCTGATCGACGGCGAGTGGGTTGCCTTCCCGAAGTTCAGCGAACTGCCGGAAGCCACGTTCCAGATGGTTGTGGCTGGCCGGATTGTGGGCGACGACATCGCCGTCATGATGGTTGAAGCCGAAGCTGGCGACGACGTGCTCGCCAACATCGAAGACGGCGGCGCGAAGCCCACCGAAGAAACCGTGGCAGAAGGCCTTGAAGCTGCGAAGAAGCACATTCGTGTGCTGTGTGAAGCCCAGATCGAACTCGTCAAGCAGGCAGGCAAGGACGAACTAGACCTGCCACGCTTCCTGCCCTACGAAGACGAAGAATTCGAAGCGGTTGGCAAGAAGGTCGACTCCGAGTTCGAAGAACTGTGGGGGATTGTTGACAAGCATGAGCGCGACGACGCCCTGAACGAACTGACCGACAAGATCGTTGCCGAACTGTCTGAAGAATTCCCAGAGCGTGAGCAGCCGCTCGCCCTGGCGGTCAACGAGCACTGGAAGCAGGCCATGCGCCGCCGCGTGCTCACGGAAGGCGTGCGCATGGATGGCCGCGCCCCCGACCAGATCCGCACGATCACGGCGGAAACTCAGGTGTTGCCGCGCGTGCACGGCTCCGCACTGTTCCAGCGCGGTGAAACCCAGATCCTGGGTGTGACCACGCTGAACATGCTCAAGATGGAACAGCAGCTGGACAACCTCAACCCGATCACGTCCAAGCGCTACATGCACCACTACAACTTCCCGCCCTACTCGACCGGCGAAACCGGCCGTGTGGGCTCGCCCAAGCGCCGCGAAATCGGCCACGGTATGCTCGCCGAACGTGCGCTCGTGCCCGTGCTGCCCTCGCGTGAGGAGTTCCCGTACGCGATCCGCCAGGTCTCCGAGGCGCTCGGCTCGAACGGTTCGACGTCGATGGGCTCCGTGTGTGCGTCCACGCTCTCGCTGCTCAATGCTGGCGTTCCGCTGAAGGCTCCTGTGGCAGGTATCGCCATGGGCTTGATCTCCGGCGAGATTGACGGCGAACAGCGCTACGTTGCGCTCACCGACATCCTCGGTGCGGAAGACGCGCTTGGCGACATGGACTTCAAGGTTGCCGGTACCCGCGACATGGTGACGGCCCTCCAGCTGGACACCAAGCTTGACGGCATTCCGGCCCAGGTGCTCGCTGCCGCTTTGCAGCAGGCACACGACGCGCGCATCGCGATCCTCGACCTCATGGAGCAGGCACAGCCTGAACCAGACGAAATGGCCGAGACCGCCCCGCGCATCATCTCCGTGAAGATCCCGGTTGACAAGATCGGTGAAGTCATCGGCCCGAAGGGCAAGATGATCAACCAGATCCAGGAAGATACCGGTGCGGAAATCTCGATTGAAGACGACGGCACGGTATTCATTGGCGCCGACAACGGTTCCGCCGCCGAAGCTGCACGCGAGACGATCAACCAGATTGCCAACCCGCAGATGCCGGAAGTGGGCGAGCGTTTCGTGGGCACGGTCGTCAAGACCACCACGTTCGGTGCATTCATTTCGCTCTCGCCGGGCAAGGACGGCCTGCTGCACATTTCGCAGGTGCGCCGCCTCGTGGGTGGCAAGCGCATCGACGCGGTGGAAGACGTGCTCAACGTTGGCGATAAGGTCGAGGTCGAGCTCGCTGAAATCGACGAGCGCGGCAAGCTTTCGCTGCACGCTGTACTGACCGAAGAGCAGCTGGCTGCCGAGGCCGAGAACAAGGCTGAAGAAGACGAGCGCCCCCGCCGCCGCGGTGGCCGTGGCGATCGCCAGGGTGGCCAGCGTGGTGAACGCAGGCGCCGCACCCGCACGCGCACGCGTGAAGAAAGCTCCGACGAGGAGTAA
- the rpsO gene encoding 30S ribosomal protein S15 encodes MALSKERKNEIIKEYATHEGDTGSPEVQVALLSARISELTEHFKTHKHDHHSRRGLMLLIGKRKRLLTYLQNEDIERYRDLIKRLGLRR; translated from the coding sequence ATGGCTCTTTCTAAGGAGCGTAAGAACGAAATCATCAAGGAGTACGCGACTCACGAGGGCGATACCGGCTCTCCGGAGGTCCAGGTTGCACTCCTGTCGGCTCGCATCTCCGAGCTCACGGAACACTTCAAGACCCACAAGCACGATCACCACTCGCGCCGCGGGCTGATGCTCCTCATCGGTAAGCGCAAGCGTCTTCTGACCTATCTGCAAAACGAAGACATCGAACGCTACCGTGATCTTATTAAGCGTCTCGGCTTGCGCCGCTAG
- a CDS encoding bifunctional riboflavin kinase/FAD synthetase, giving the protein MKVIHSADGYRLGPSVVTIGVFDGVHRGHHAVLAETVRQARELGYDAVALTFDPHPSHVHRPDAELPLITTLDDRLNMLEAAGIDVVVIQQYDLDYAQTTPEDFIDDQLIAKLGAKAVVVGEDVRFGRNNAGDGAFLCNYGAGRLSVTLLDDLEGTTGRRFSSTWIRELLDAGNVRGAAKVLGRPHRLRGVVQHGFKRGRELGFPTANLPGEGVGEVPRDGVYAGWIVRRVPGSTATVHLPAAISIGTNPQFDGEQRTVEAHALGRADLNLYGEEIAIDFVDYVRPMVKLDSVEALQAQMDDDLRKSAEILGVPVSYRVNPDDVTAH; this is encoded by the coding sequence ATGAAAGTCATTCACAGCGCCGACGGCTACCGCCTCGGCCCGTCCGTCGTGACCATCGGCGTCTTCGACGGCGTTCACCGCGGCCACCACGCCGTCCTCGCCGAAACCGTACGCCAAGCACGCGAACTGGGGTACGACGCCGTTGCACTCACCTTCGATCCGCACCCCAGCCACGTCCACCGGCCAGACGCCGAGCTGCCCCTTATCACCACGCTCGACGACCGGCTTAACATGCTCGAAGCGGCCGGCATCGACGTCGTCGTCATCCAACAATACGACCTCGACTATGCGCAAACCACGCCCGAAGACTTCATCGACGACCAACTCATCGCAAAACTCGGCGCGAAAGCCGTAGTCGTGGGGGAGGACGTGCGGTTCGGCCGCAACAACGCAGGCGACGGCGCTTTCCTGTGCAACTACGGCGCAGGCCGCCTCAGCGTCACACTACTTGACGACCTCGAAGGAACAACCGGGCGGCGCTTTTCCTCCACGTGGATCCGCGAACTTCTTGACGCGGGGAACGTGCGCGGGGCAGCCAAAGTGCTCGGCCGCCCACACCGCCTACGCGGGGTCGTTCAGCACGGCTTCAAACGCGGCCGCGAACTCGGCTTCCCCACGGCCAACCTACCCGGCGAAGGCGTAGGAGAGGTGCCGCGCGACGGCGTCTACGCCGGTTGGATCGTCCGCCGCGTACCCGGCTCCACCGCCACCGTCCACCTGCCCGCCGCAATCTCAATCGGCACGAACCCACAGTTCGACGGCGAACAGCGCACCGTGGAAGCCCACGCGCTCGGGCGAGCCGACCTCAACCTGTACGGTGAAGAAATCGCCATCGACTTCGTCGACTATGTGCGCCCGATGGTCAAACTCGACTCGGTGGAAGCCCTCCAAGCTCAAATGGACGACGACCTGCGCAAAAGCGCCGAAATCCTCGGCGTCCCAGTCTCGTACCGGGTTAATCCCGACGACGTCACCGCCCACTAA